The Christiangramia flava JLT2011 region TACAATCATCTTCAGGTCATCCAATTTCCGAAGTTGCGCGAGGTAATAATAACGAACGGCTAATCGATAATGCTGCTCTGCAACAGCTCGCTGAATCAATTGATCCAAATCTTCATTTTTGACGAGCTGTTCCTCATCGTTCAAAAGTACGCCTGGCGTACCCTGGTTCCTGGAATAATTACGAGCCGGGTTGAGTTTGGTAAACAACCAGATGATGAGGGCTACCAGTATACCTATCAGCAAATAAGGCAGTAATTGAATTATAAATGCCAGGAATGAGCCCGGGGAATAACTGCCAAATAACCAATTAACCAGTCGCTGATACTGTTTGTTCAGCCAGTTTTTGAACCGGGACCACCAGCTTTCTGTTGTTTGGTGATCGATATAGGAAAAATCTGGGTCATCTTTCAGTTTTTCGAAATACGATTCGTCGAACCTGAGCGGCATTGCCTGCGAGCTGTCCATCAGTACCTTCCTTTCGTCCACCAGTGTATCACTTTCCTGAGAAAAATTCAGAAAAGGCAGCAATAGCAGGAAAAGGAATAACAG contains the following coding sequences:
- a CDS encoding DUF4129 domain-containing protein — translated: MKKLLFLFLLLLPFLNFSQESDTLVDERKVLMDSSQAMPLRFDESYFEKLKDDPDFSYIDHQTTESWWSRFKNWLNKQYQRLVNWLFGSYSPGSFLAFIIQLLPYLLIGILVALIIWLFTKLNPARNYSRNQGTPGVLLNDEEQLVKNEDLDQLIQRAVAEQHYRLAVRYYYLAQLRKLDDLKMIVYEFQKTNMEYAAEIEDELVKQQFLQNTRFYEFIWYGGFQVSEADFEVAQRSFQKMDQIIKNTAA